Within Synechococcus sp. NB0720_010, the genomic segment GGCCTGATCCGCGCCGCCGAGAAGTTCGATCACGAGAAGGGCTACAAGTTCTCGACCTATGCCACCTGGTGGATTCGTCAGGCGATCACCCGCGCGATTGCGGATCAGTCCCGCACGATCCGTCTGCCGGTCCACTTGTACGAGACCATTTCTCGGATCAAGAAGACCACCAAGACCCTCTCTCAAGAGTTTGGCCGCAAGCCCACTGAAGAGGAGATTGCTGAATCGATGGAGATGACCATCGAGAAGCTCCGCTTCATTGCCAAGAGTGCTCAGCTGCCGATTTCGCTGGAGACACCGATTGGCAAGGAGGAAGACTCCCGCCTGGGTGACTTCATTGAGGCTGATATCGAGAATCCTGAGCAGGACGTCGCCAAGAACCTGCTCCGGGAAGATCTCGAAGGCGTTCTGGCGACCCTGAGCCCCCGTGAGCGCGATGTGCTGCGCCTGCGCTACGGCCTGGACGATGGTCGGATGAAGACCCTCGAGGAGATCGGCCAGATCTTTGATGTGACCCGCGAGCGCATCCGCCAGATCGAGGCCAAGGCCCTGCGCAAACTGCGGCACCCCAACCGCAATGGCGTGCTCAAGGAGTACATCAAGTAACCAACTCTTTGACTGCGCCCCAAGCGGTTTAAGGTTCACCCGCCGGCGGGATTTCCCGCCGGCTTTGTCTTGAGAATTCGATGGGCTTGCGGGTCTCGATTGTTCTGCCCACCTACAACGAGCGGGGCAACATCGAGCCGCTTCTGGCACAGCTGCTTCCCCTGGGTGAGCAGTGGGATTTGGAAATCCTTGTGGTGGATGACGACTCGGCGGATGGGACAGCAGAGCTGGTTCGTCAGCTCGCCCATGACGAACCGCGGCTTCGTCTGATCCGCCGGGTCGGGCGCTCCGGTTTGGCCAGCGCCATCAAAGAAGGTCTGCTGGATGCCACGGGCGACTTTGTCCTGGTGATGGACAGTGACGGCCAGCATGAGCCTGGCTCTGTCCGCCGCGCGATCGAGACCCTGGAAGCCGGTGGTGCGGACCTGGTCATCGGCAGCCGCTTCCATCCCGAGGCCCAGATCCTGGGGCTGAGCGATCGGCGGGAAACCGGATCGACGTGGGCCAATGCCAGTGCCCGCTTCAGCCTGCCCAAGCGCTATGCCCATCTCACGGACTACATGAGTGGCTTCTTTGCCCTGCGCCTAGAGCCGCTGCTGCCCTTGATCCGTGGCGTGGATGTCAACGGGTTCAAGTTCCTCTACGAACTGCTGGCGGTGAGTCGTGGGCGCTTGAGCACCGCCGAGGTGCCCCTGACCTTCCAGCCCCGCACCTATGGCAGCTCCAAGCTGGATCTGGCCATCTTCTGGGATTTCCTGATCTCAATCCTCCACACCCTGAGCTTCCGCCTGCTGCCCAGGCGAGCCATCAGTTTTGGTTTGGTCGGTCTCAGTGGCGTTGCGGTGCAGCTGCTGATCACGCAGCTGTTCATGGCTCTCTGGGGTCTTGGCTTTGAGCAGGCGCTCCCGATCGGTGTGATCTCGGCAGCCAGCTCGAACTACCTGATCAACAACGCCCTGACCTTCCGTTTCGCTCGCTTGAAGGGCATCCTGCTGCTGCGCGGACTGTTCAAGTTCCTGTTGGTGGCCTCCTTACCGGTGATGGCCAATGTGGGCTTGGCTTCGGCCTACTACAGCCTGATCGCACCGAATGTCTTCTGGGCCCAGTTGGCCGGGATCATTGTGGTGTTCGTCTGGAACTACGCCGCCAGCAGCCGTTTCGTCTGGAACACCCCCAACTAGTGATGCAGAGGCTCAAAACCTGGCTGGATGCCAATCCCACCCGGGCGCTCATCACGGCGATCGCAGCCCTGTTGGGCCTCTGTGTTCTGGCTTTCTTTAACCAGTTGGGAAGCCTGGGCCTACTGGATAAAACCGAGGGGTTGTTCGTTGAGGTCCCCCACCAGATGCTTCTCAGCGGTGACTGGGTCACCCCCCGCTGGAACGGTGAAACCTTTTTCGATTACCCCGTTTGGGGGTACTGGATGGTGGGCCTCAGCTTCCAGCTATTCGGTGTCAGTGAATGGGCAGCCCGCTTCCCTGCGGCCCTCGCCGCCAGCGCGGTTGTCTTCGCCGTTTTTGGTCTGCTTCTAGCCCTGGCGCCATCGACGGAGTCCGTCAGTCAACGGCTGGGGCGCGCGACCCTCTGCAGCGGGCTGTTGGCCTTGAGTCCCGGCTGGGTGGGCTGGGGCCGCTCCTCTGTCACCGACATGTTTCTGGCCAGTGGCATCAGCCTGGCCCTGTTGGGCTTTGCCCTGGCCTACTGGCGCAGGGATCAAGAGGTCCTGAGGCGCCTAGGCCATGTGATGTTGGCGCTCTTCTGCGGGATTGCGGTGCTGGCGAAAGGTCCCGTTGGCCTGCTCCTACCGGGCCTGGTGATCATTGGTTTTCTGCTGCTGCGGCGTGATCTCTGGCCGGAGGTTCGTCAGACCCCATGGCTGGCGCTGCTGTCCCTGTTTTTGGGTGTGACCCTGCCTTGGTATGTGGCAGCGACCCAGGCCAACGGGTTCACCTTCCTCGCGCGCTTCATTGGCTTCAGCAACCTGGAGCGCTTCACCTCGGTGATCTACGCCCACCCAGGTCCCCCTTGGTTTTATTTGCCCTGGTTGCTGCTACTGGCACTGCCCTGGTCGCTGTATCTCCCGGCGGCAATCCTCAAGCTGCAGGTCTGGGCTCCCCAGCGCTGGCATCGCAGTGATGCGGGCGAGGCCCTCGCCCAATTCGGCTTGATTTGGCTTGTGGTGGTGGTGGCTTTCTTCTCCGCCGCGGCGACCAAATTGCCCGGCTACATCCTTCCGGCCGTTCCGGGTGCAGTCCTTCTGGTGGGCCTCTTGTTTGCGCCCCTTTCCCCGAGCACGGGCCATCCCCCTTGGCTGGATCGTCTGCAGCGGGGCAGCGGTTGGTTCAATGCCGTTCTCCTTGGGCTGATGGCCTTGGCCGCCGTCCTTGCCCCTCGCTTGATTGAGGTGGATCCGGCCTACCCCGGTTTCGCGGATGCCATCGCCCAGTCCGGCTTGCCCTGGCTGCTGGCACTCCCCTTGGCAGGTGCCTGCGGCGCGTTGATCTGGTTGCTTCGTGCGCGGGATGGCGTCGCCCTGCGTTGGCTTTGGCTCCCCAATGCCGCTGGGTTTGCGGCGGTTTTGGCCTTGGTCATTCCCGTCTTGGCGCCCCTGATGGATCGTGAGCGCCTGCTGCCGATCCGGGTGCTGGCCCGTCAGGCCGCTGCCTCAGCTCTGCCTGGCGAACCGCTGCTGGTGGCCGGCTACAAGCGCTACAGCGTGGTGTTCTACAGCGGTCGTCCGGTGCTCTTCGTTCACGACGCCCGTTCGGCCATCGATCAGCTGGAGGCCCAGGCTCTACCCGCTGATTCCGTCTTGGTCCTGGGGTCTGATCGTGAATTGCTGGACCTGGGCGTGGGACCCGGTGATGCGGAGCTGCTGGGCCGCCTGGATGCCCACCGCCTGATCAGACTGGACCGCACCACCCTCGATCAGTTGAGCCAGAGACGGTGATCGCCATGCCTCCTCTTCTGCGTGAGTGGTTGAACGCCCTTGGACGGCGCCGATTGCTGTTGACCCTGGCCATTGCGGTTGTCTTGCTGGTGGTGAGTCCAACCCTCAAGGCCAATGCCTCGGACTCCTTCGATCGCGTCCTGCTCGATGGGCTGCATCAGCGCATCCCCGCCTGGCTTGGACAGCTCCTGCTGGTTGTCTATCAAGCCAGTGGCATTCATGTGACCGCGGTGTTGGTCCTGGCTGTTCTGGGTTTCCTGGCCTTCAAGCGCTTCTGGCCTGATTTGGTCTGCGTCGTGGCCGGAACCGGCGGCATTTTGGTGATCGTTGATCGCTTGCTGAAGCCCTGGTTTGATCGACCCCGCCCCGACGCCAGCCTGCTGGAGCTGAGTGGCCGCAGTTTTCCCAGCGGCCATGCAGCCGGTTCGGTGGTCTTCTATTTCATGAGCTGCACCCTGCTGGCGGCCCACTACCCCAGGTTGCGCCGGCCATTGTTTCTCCTCTCGAGTCTTTGGGTCGCCTTGGTTTGGCTGAGCACCCTCTATTGCCGCGCCCATTGGCCAACGGACATCCTGGCTGGGGCGGCCGTCGGTTATGTGTGGCTCAGCTTCTGCCTGGCCGGTTTCACCGTCTGGGAACGGCACCACCCCACTTCTTCCTCCATCCATGGCTGACGGGCCCTCGCTGCTGGGATCACTAAAGGGACTGCGCACGGCCCCTGAGCTCTCCTCAGCTGAGCAGGGGCAACTGCTGGAGGAACTGACCCAGGCCATGGCGACCTGCGAGTGGTTCACCGTGGGTGTGATGGCCCCCTCCGCAGCCCTTGCGGTCGCGACCCTGCGGGCGCTTGAGCAGCGCTTCTCCTGGGAAACCCTGGAGCTGGATCCAGCCGGTGAGGAGCTGGCGACGATCGAGGGTCCCGTCTTCCTGAAGGCGAATCAGAACAACGGTCGTTTTTTGGTGCGCCGTGAGAGTGGCCTGGGCCAAGGTCTGTTGATCACTGGACACAACCCCGTGGATCCCAGCACCGAGGACACCTGGGGCCCCATTCCCCTGGCCCTCTTCGCAAACGACGACTGATCAAGACTTTGCGGCCTTTGGCCGCGATGGGCACACCACTCCCTAGGCTTGGCGGCTGTTTGCTGCCTTGATGCATTCCGATGGCTGGTTCCCAACTGCGCATTGCCTCTCGCCGCAGCCAGCTGGCCATGGTCCAGACCCATTGGGTGCGTGACGAGCTAGCCAAGGCCCATGACGGTCTCGAGATCACCATCGAGGCGATGGCCACCCAGGGCGACAAGATCCTCGATGTGGCCCTGGCCAAGATTGGGGACAAGGGTCTGTTCACCAAGGAGCTCGAGGCTCAGATGCTGGTGGACCGTGCCGACATCGCCGTCCACAGCCTGAAGGACCTGCCCACCAACCTGCCTGAGGGGCTGATGTTGGGCTGCATCACCGAGCGGGAGGATCCCGCCGATGCCTTGGTGGTGCACGAGAAGCACAAGGACAAGACCCTCGCGACCCTTCCTGACGGGGCCGTGGTGGGCACCAGCTCCCTGCGTCGTCTGGCCCAGCTGCGTCACCACTACCCGCACCTCACCTTTAAGGATGTGCGCGGCAACGTCATCACCCGCCTGGAGAAGCTCGATTCCGGCGAATTCGATTGCTTGATCCTGGCCGCCGCCGGTCTCGGTCGCCTGGGCTTGGGCGATCGCATCCACGAGCTGATCGATCCCTCCATCTCCCTCCATGCCGTGGGTCAAGGGGCCCTGGGGATTGAGTGCCGCGATGGCGACGCCGAGGTGCTGGAGCAGATCAAAGTGCTGGAGCACGTTCCCACCGCCCGTCGCTGCCTGGCTGAGCGCGCCTTCCTGCGCGAACTGGAGGGCGGCTGTCAGGTCCCCATCGGTGTGAACACCCGTTTTGAAGGGGACGAGCTCGTGCTCACCGGCATGGTCGCCAGCCTGGATGGCAAGCGTCTGATCCGCGATCAGGTGCAGGGGGATCAAACCAACCCTGAAGCCCTGGGGATTGACTTGGCCCACAAACTGAAGGCCCAGGGAGCAGGAGAGATCCTGGAGGAGATCTTTGCAACCGTTCGGCCCGAGGCCTGACACCCTTCCGGACGGGGCCCCGCCTGAGCTCGATGAGGCTCGGCCCCTTCCGTTTCAATGGAGCCTGTTGGCCTGGGCATCCCTCGTTGGCGGTCTGACGGGATTGGCCGTGGTCGGCTTCCACGAGCTGCTCGGCCTGATCAATAACGGTCTGTTTGGCCCGGCCGTGTCCTGGGCCCTGGCCTTGGTGGGACAGACCCAGCCCGAGCCGCCCGTTCTGCCGGTGGATCCCTTGCCGGTCGACAGCGGCACACCGCTGCGGGCCTTGCTTCAGATCGGCCTGGGGGGCGTGGGCTTTTTGCCGGATCCCACGCCGCTTCCTCCGGATCCCACACCAGCGATCACGGGCAGTCTCCCCCTGTGGTTGGCCTCCTGGCCGGTTGTGCTGATGCCCGTGCTCGGTGGATTGGGGGTCGGTCTGCTGCGGCTGTGGTCCAGGGACCTGGGTCCAGGACTGCCCAGCTTGATGGCCATGGCTGACGGCGCGGTTCAGGCCAAGCCCAAGCTGCCCTTTCAGCGCTTGCTGGGCGCTTCGCTGAGCCTGGGCAGCGGCGCGTCCCTTGGCCCTGAGGGGCCCAGCGTTGAGAGCGGCGGCAACATTGGCCTGTGGCTTGGGATGCGCGGCGGACTGCCCCCCGAGTCCCAGAAGGCCTTGGTGGCGGCAGGTGTTGCGGCTGGACTGGCGGCCGGTTTTAAGGCCCCGATCGCCGGTGTCTTTTTTGCCTTTGAGGGCAGCTACAGCACCATCCCCGGCCGTCCCAGTATCCGCGCAGTGCTGGTGGCTGCGGTGGCCTCCGCCCTTGTCACGCAGCTCTGTTTGGGCAGTGACCCGATCTTTCGCCTGCCGGCCTACGAGGTGCGCTCGCCCCTGGAATTGCCCCTTTATCTGGGCTTGGGGCTCTTGGCGAGCGGAGTGTCCTTGGCGCTCCTGCGCCTGCTGGCGGCTGGCAGGAGTCCACGGGTCCAGCGCCTGCTGGGACGCCTGCCATCTTGGTCCCTGCCTGCCCTGGGGGGCTTGGCCATTGGCTTGATGGCCCTGGGCTTTCCCCAGGTGCTTGGGGTGGGCTACGACACGATCGAGGCGCTGCTCGGCAGTGGGGGCGGCATCGCCCTATTCACCCTGGTGGGTCTGCTGCTGGTGAAGCTGCTGGCTACGGCCTTGAGCAGTGCCACAGGCTTTGTGGGCGGTGGTTTTGCGCCGTCGCTGTTTGCCGGCGCGGTGCTGGGCAACGTCTATGGCCAACTGCTGGGGGACAGCGGTTTTGGCCTGCCGGTCGCGGAACCCCCCGCCTACGCCATGGTCGGGATGGCTGCGGTTCTGGCCGGCAGTGCCCGCGCCCCTTTGACCGCCCTCTTGCTGCTGTTTGAGCTCACGCGTGACATCCGCATCGTCCTGCCGCTGATGGCGGCCGCGGGTCTGAGTGCAGCCTTGGTGGAGCGCTGGCAGGGCCTGGCTGACCCCGGTCTGCTGGGGCCTGATCTGATTGAGGACCAGCGCCGTCATGCCTTGGCGTCCCTGCCCGTGCTCGATGCCTTTGAACCCGAGGCACCGCTGGTTCTCAATGCTGCGGAGTCGGCCCAGTCAGCGCTGCAGCAACTGCTCTCGGCCCATGGTCACTGCCTGATGGTCGAGCAGGACAACTGGGTGGTGGGCCTGGTCACCCTGGCTGACCTGCAGCGGGCCCTCACCGGCTTGGGGCCGGCTGTCACCTTGGCGGACTGCCGGCGCTCGGAGCTGCTCTGGCTGCCGGCTTCCGCGAACCTCGCCCAGTTGGAAGATCAGTTGCGTCCCAACGGCCTGCGTCAACTGCCGGTCTTTGAACTCGCCCTGCCGGACCTGCCCCATCTCCCCAGCGCCCTCCCTGCCACGGGCCTTCCCGTGAAGGCCCTGCAGGGATTGGCCAGCCGCGACGGCATGGCGCGGGCCGTAGCTCGAGCCCAAACGTCCGCAGACTCCAAGCCATGAAAAAAGCCCCCGGTTGGGGGCTTGGCTGCGATCAGTTGACCAGCTTGGGCGCGATCACTTCCATGTAGCGGGCCTCGCACTCCTTGACGATCTTCACGGCTTCTGCGGAGTCGAAGAAACCATTGACGCGGCAGGTGCCGGGCTTCTTGAGGTCCTTGTAGTGCTCCCAGTAGTACTGGGTTTCCTTCAGCCAGTGCTCACCAAGTTGGGTGTAGCTGGTGATGTGGTCCATGCGCTTGTCATCGGCCAGCACGGCAATGACCTTGTCGTCGACTTCGCCGCCGTCGTCGAATTTCATGATGCCGATGATGCGGGCTTCCACCAGGGAGCCGGGCACCAGGGGCTCGGTCACACCGACGATCTCGATGTCGAGCGGGTCGCCGTCCTCATCCCAGGTGCGGGGGATGGTGCCGTAGGCGAAGGGGTAGGCCAGGGAGGAGTAGCCGACGCGATCGAGCTTGAGGTGACCGGTTTCGGTGATCAGCTCGTACTTGTTGATCGTGTTGCTGTTCAGCTCAACGATGGTGTTCAGCCGCAGTTCCGCTTCATCGGCAAAGGCCGGCAGCACGTGCAGCAGGTTGAGCATCGTGCGGCTTGGGGCGTGGTCGATGTTCGCCATCAGGGCAGCGGGCCTTAAGGATGGGCGGCATCCTACGGAGTTCCCGGAACCGGCCTTTGGCCTAGGCCGCGAGCGCCTCGGAGCTCAGATCTTCGTGATCCTGCTGGGCTTCGCAGGCCTGGATCCAGGACCAGGCTTCTTGCGCTGAGTCGGTGAACCTGACGAGCTCCAGGTGCTCCTCGCGGATCAGCCCGCAGTCCGCCAGGTAATCAAAATCGATCAGCCGTTGCCAAAACTCCGTTCCAAAGAGGATGACGGGCATCTGACCCTTGATCGCGGTCTGGCGGAGTGTCAGGACTTCAAACAGCTCATCAAGGGTGCCGAAGCCGCCGGGGAAGAGGACTGCAGCGGCCGAGCGTTTGACGAAGTGGAACTTGCGTAGGGCGAAGTAATTGAACTGAAAGCAGAGCTCGGGACTGATGTAGGGGTTGGGCTCGGGTTCCCCCGGGAGCTTGATGCTCAGACCGATCGAGCGTCCACCGGCATCAAAGGCACCGCGGTTTGCCGCTTCCATGATTCCGGGGCCGCCACCGGTGACGATCACATGGTTGTGATGACCTGCCTGTTGGTCCGCCGAGACCAGCCGGCTGAACTCACGGGCCGCGTCGTAGTACCGCGAGAACTCCAACTGGGTCTGGCTGCGTCTCAACTGCCGTTGCAGTGGGCCGCTGTTGGGGTTACGGGCGAGTTCGGCTTCTGCGGCGGCCAGTCGCCCCTCGGCAGCGGAGCGCTCAATGATGTTCACCCCACCAAAAATGATGATGGTGGACTCAACGCCCTCGGCTTCAAGGACCTGCTGTGGCTTGGTGATTTCCAGCAACATGCGGACGCCGCGCATCTCGGCGCTGGAGAGCAGTTCCTCATCGGCGTGGGCCAGCTGATAGCTGGAGGACTGCAAGATCCGGCTTAGGTTTTCATTGACCAAGCGCTCGTCTTCACTGCGCCTGGTTGCTTTCGCTCCTGCAGAGTTGGTGGCTTGGCTGTTAACGCTCTGCCCATGCTGCTGGGGCGAGAGATCGAAACTGGCCTTGCGGGGGAATTGATTTGCCATCTCTTTCCTTTCGCGCAGGCCCATCAGAGCGCAACGGTCAGCGTTTGCACACCTTTGTTCCGTTTCTTCACGCGGCGAGTCGTTCGAGCTTCTGCTGCAGGTAGCGCAGGAACGGACGATGGCTCAAGGGGGAGCCTGAGATCTGCTCGACGAGCTCCATGGCGTTGACACTGCGCCCCAGGGGATACACCCGCTGTTTGAGCCAGTGGCCCAGGGCTGCGTCATCGCCCGCTTCTAGTAGCGATTCGATCGGACCGAGCTGCCCTTCGATCGTCTCGCTGATCTGGGCGCTGATCAGGTGTCCCAGGGCATAGGAGGGGAAGTAGCCAAAGAGTCCTTCACTCCAGTGCACGTCCTGCAGGCAGCCCTCTCGGTCGTTGCTCGGCTCGATGCCGAGGAGCTCCTTCATGGCCCGGTTCCAGGCACTGGGCAACTCCTCAACGGGCATCCCCCCCTCCAGCAGTGCGAGCTCGAGCTCGTAGCGCAGCAGCACGTGCAGGCCGTAGCTGACCTCATCGGCCTCCACCCGGGTCAATCCCGGAGCGATCGGATTGAGATCGCGCCAGAACCCCTGGCTGCTCCCCCAGACATCCTGGCCAAGGGCCTGGGCGAAACGCGGATGCCAGCGGCAGGCCATGGTCTGGCTGCGGGCCAATCGGTTTTCGTAGAAGAGGCTCTGGCTTTCGTGAACGGCCATGGAGGTGGCTTCCCCCAGGGGCCAGGGGAACCAGTGATCCCCCGTGCGCGGCAGTCCCTGTTCATAGAGGCTGTGCCCCCATTCATGGGCGGTGGCCAGGAAGGCCGAGAAGGGTTGTCCCTCGACGACGCGGGTGGTGATCCGGAAGTCATCCGGCCCCAGGGTGCTGGAGAACGGGTGGGGTGAGCGGGCCCGGCAGCAGCGCTGAGGGTTGTACCCCCACTCCTGCAGCAATTGATCGCAGAGGCTCTCCTGGGATTGGTCGCTGAGATCCCACCGCTCAGTGCTGCCCTTGGGGAGCGCCTGGGCTCGCTCAAGCAGCGGCGGCAGCTCGTTGCGCAGGGGAAGCAGCCAGCGGCTGAGCGCCTCTTTGCTGACGTCCGGTTCAAAGGGTTGGGCCAGGATTTCCCAGGGGCTTCGCTCCTGGCCCGAGGCATCCCGTTCGGCCGGAGCCAGTTGACGTGCCTGCTCGAGCCTTAGATCAATCAGGGATTGGATGGCCGGGGCAAAGCGGGCGAAGGCGTTGTCGCGCTTGGCCTCTTGCCAAAGGGCGTAGCCCTGGGCCTGGGCCTGGGCCAGTTGCCCCACCAGGGCAGGATCCAGGCGGGACTGCCGCTCCCATTGCTGGCGCAACAGTTGGAGGTTGCGGTGCTGCTCGTGACTGGCCTGGGCTCCTGCTTCGGCCTCGGCATTGGCCAGCAGATCGGCGTATTCCGTTGAGGTCTGCCGCTCGTGCAATTGCAGCGCCAGCAGGGCCAGCTGCTCGCCGCGCCAGTGGGCCGATCCCGGCGGCATGGCGGTGTTCTGGTCGAAGTAGAGCGTGCTCTGAATCCCTCCGAGCAGTTGGGTGGTGTGCAGGTGATCGCGAAGCTGTGCGTATGCCTGTCCTGCGCTCAAGGGAATGCCCGGCTCTGGGCGCGACCCTAGGTGTGTGACTGGGATCACGGCCGGGCTTGATTTCGCTCATGCCCGTTGCTTGGCGCAGCCCCGAGGCTGAAGGGAGCTTCAGCCCGAGCCATGTCAGCTACATACGTGCTTCGCAACGCCCTGGCCGCAGGCCTCTGTCTGTCTTCCGCCCTGCTCTGCTCGGCCGCCAAGGCTGTTGAAACAGCCCCTTTTCCGCGGCCGCGCCCAAGCGGCTCAGACCTGGGAAAATTTGCCTCGCTTCTGATCTCGGGCAGCCTCGACAGGCTGCACCCTCTTGAAAAAGGTCAGCAGCGGTTTTTGATTGATACCCGCTGGGATGAAGGCAAAAAGGTCGCCCCCGGTTCGATCGAGGTTCGGGTTGGTCAGACGGTTCTGTCTGACTGCAATGGAGTGGCGTTTGCTGGCTCCTTCAAAGCGGTGAGCTCTGTTCGCTCGGAGCGCTATCAGTTTTGGAGTTTCGAGAGCGGTGGCCTGATGAGCACCTTGAAGCTCTGTCCGGATTCCGCGCGCCATGAGCGGCTGGTGTGGATGTCCGGAAAGCCCGCTCAGATTCCTTGGAGAGGTCGCGCCACGGTGATCGATCTGCCCGAAGGCTGGACGCTGCAGTGGCGACGCCAGGGCGGGGCCAGCCCTGGGCCCTGGATCAATGCCCGTTCACTGCAATCGCGTTTCAGCTCCAGTGGAGCTGCATCGCCACAGCCCCTTCAAGACTCAATTTGACCGGGCAGTTTTCAGCGGCTTTGCGCAGGATCTTGCGGGCCTTCTCATCGAGGTGGGCCGGTAGTTCGATCCAGACCTCGAGCTGGGCGATCTTGCGCGGGGCTTCGCTGGTCATGACCTTCTCCACCCGGGCCGTGCATCCCTTGAGATCCCAGTCGTGGCGTTCGGCGACGATGCCCATGATCGTCAGGATGCAGGTGCTCAGAGCTGTCGCCACCAGGTCGGTTGGTGAGAAGCGCTCGCCCTTGCCTTGGTTGTCGGTTGGGGCATCGGTTTCCAGGGCGGAGCCCGATGGCCCGTGCAGCGAGGCACAACGCAGGTCCCCGCTGTAGCTGCTGTTGATTTGGGTCACGGGGCGGTGAGTGGTTGCCGCCAGGTTGGCAGTTTTGTCTCGCCTCGCTTAGGTGGACCTGTCGATGTGGCTGACGATGGATCCCGGAGCTGGCTCACCGATGCTCGGCTTGGCCAAGGCGATTCAGCTCTCAGTGGCCCCAGTGTTTCTGCTGACGGCCATCGCGGGCCTATTGAGTGTGATCAGTAACCGCCTGGCCCGTGTGCTGGACCGGGCCCAGCGGTTGCAGAGCATCCGGGACGAAGCCATGGATCTGGCGTTGTTGAAGCGGCGGATGACCCTGCTGACCCGAGCCAGCGAAGCGGTCACCACAACCGGCGTACTGGTGGCAGCCGTGGTGGCGGTCACCTTCATCAGTGCGATCGCCGTGATTGACCTGACGGCGATCGTGGTGCCGCTGTTCGTTGTGGCGATGCTCTCGCTGATGGTGGGGCTATTGACCCTGCTGTTGGATACCCGCGTCTCAGCGCGTCTGATCCGCCGTCGCTTCTAAGCGGCAGTTGCAGAGTTGATCCAGGTTCGGGCGTCCCGTGAGGGCGAGGCGCCACTGGGCCCAGAGGCCATAGACCCAGTCCGCCAACGGTCCGATGACGGGCCAGGCCGTCGGGGCGTACAACCAGCCCAGGCCGATCAGGCGATAGGCCTCGCGGAAGACCGCGACATCCTTCAGAACGGTCCCATTCCCCTGGATGGCATGGATGCGCCCCATGGCCTGCCGGTAGCTGATTCCCTGGTGCTGCTCCGGGCTGTAATCGCTGGCGTTGATGTCGACAAAGCCGATCCGCGAGTGCTGATCTCTTTTTCGCAGGAAATTCACCTCCCGCAGACAGAGCGGGCAGCCACCGTCGTAGAGGAGTGTGAGTTCTGTCGTCATCGGCCCAGCCTGAACGATGGCCCTGGCTCTCCGTGGCTGATCGCTTTGACTGGAGCCGGGTTGCGCTGGATCAGTGATGGGCTTGCAGCAGGCGCTCGAGCAATTCGAGTTCAACAGCAGCGGCAAGGGGTTCTTGCGCATCGACCCTGAGCTGAACCGCTGGATTCGCTCCACGG encodes:
- a CDS encoding OsmC family protein; translation: MTQINSSYSGDLRCASLHGPSGSALETDAPTDNQGKGERFSPTDLVATALSTCILTIMGIVAERHDWDLKGCTARVEKVMTSEAPRKIAQLEVWIELPAHLDEKARKILRKAAENCPVKLSLEGAVAMQLHWS
- a CDS encoding thiol-disulfide oxidoreductase DCC family protein, which translates into the protein MTTELTLLYDGGCPLCLREVNFLRKRDQHSRIGFVDINASDYSPEQHQGISYRQAMGRIHAIQGNGTVLKDVAVFREAYRLIGLGWLYAPTAWPVIGPLADWVYGLWAQWRLALTGRPNLDQLCNCRLEATADQTR
- a CDS encoding LOG family protein — its product is MANQFPRKASFDLSPQQHGQSVNSQATNSAGAKATRRSEDERLVNENLSRILQSSSYQLAHADEELLSSAEMRGVRMLLEITKPQQVLEAEGVESTIIIFGGVNIIERSAAEGRLAAAEAELARNPNSGPLQRQLRRSQTQLEFSRYYDAAREFSRLVSADQQAGHHNHVIVTGGGPGIMEAANRGAFDAGGRSIGLSIKLPGEPEPNPYISPELCFQFNYFALRKFHFVKRSAAAVLFPGGFGTLDELFEVLTLRQTAIKGQMPVILFGTEFWQRLIDFDYLADCGLIREEHLELVRFTDSAQEAWSWIQACEAQQDHEDLSSEALAA
- a CDS encoding DUF2721 domain-containing protein; the protein is MDLSMWLTMDPGAGSPMLGLAKAIQLSVAPVFLLTAIAGLLSVISNRLARVLDRAQRLQSIRDEAMDLALLKRRMTLLTRASEAVTTTGVLVAAVVAVTFISAIAVIDLTAIVVPLFVVAMLSLMVGLLTLLLDTRVSARLIRRRF
- a CDS encoding carboxypeptidase M32, translating into MSAGQAYAQLRDHLHTTQLLGGIQSTLYFDQNTAMPPGSAHWRGEQLALLALQLHERQTSTEYADLLANAEAEAGAQASHEQHRNLQLLRQQWERQSRLDPALVGQLAQAQAQGYALWQEAKRDNAFARFAPAIQSLIDLRLEQARQLAPAERDASGQERSPWEILAQPFEPDVSKEALSRWLLPLRNELPPLLERAQALPKGSTERWDLSDQSQESLCDQLLQEWGYNPQRCCRARSPHPFSSTLGPDDFRITTRVVEGQPFSAFLATAHEWGHSLYEQGLPRTGDHWFPWPLGEATSMAVHESQSLFYENRLARSQTMACRWHPRFAQALGQDVWGSSQGFWRDLNPIAPGLTRVEADEVSYGLHVLLRYELELALLEGGMPVEELPSAWNRAMKELLGIEPSNDREGCLQDVHWSEGLFGYFPSYALGHLISAQISETIEGQLGPIESLLEAGDDAALGHWLKQRVYPLGRSVNAMELVEQISGSPLSHRPFLRYLQQKLERLAA
- a CDS encoding ecotin family protein yields the protein MSATYVLRNALAAGLCLSSALLCSAAKAVETAPFPRPRPSGSDLGKFASLLISGSLDRLHPLEKGQQRFLIDTRWDEGKKVAPGSIEVRVGQTVLSDCNGVAFAGSFKAVSSVRSERYQFWSFESGGLMSTLKLCPDSARHERLVWMSGKPAQIPWRGRATVIDLPEGWTLQWRRQGGASPGPWINARSLQSRFSSSGAASPQPLQDSI